The Papaver somniferum cultivar HN1 chromosome 3, ASM357369v1, whole genome shotgun sequence genome includes a region encoding these proteins:
- the LOC113359700 gene encoding uncharacterized protein LOC113359700 — translation MTPFQALYGYLPPHLAFPVHSTTSVVSVQEYLQWGDHMLQLLKEDLLKAQDRMKFYADNSRCDRSFNVGDWVFLKLQPYRQSSVSLRNNLKLWARYYGPFEVLQKVGTVAYKLKLSIGSRIHPAFHVSQLKKKIGQHMIPSTSLPLLDTSGDFIVLHVVVLAYRESLR, via the coding sequence ATGACACCATTTCAAGCTTTGTATGGTTATCTCCCTCCACATCTTGCTTTCCCTGTCCATTCTACTACCTCAGTTGTTTCAGTTCAAGAGTACTTGCAATGGGGAGACCACATGTTGCAGCTACTAAAAGAGGACTTACTCAAGGCTCAAGACAGGATGAAATTTTATGCTGATAACTCCAGATGTGACAGATCTTTTAATGTGGGTGACTGGGTGTTTCTGAAATTACAACCATACAGGCAATCATCTGTTTCCCTCAGAAACAACCTTAAACTCTGGGCAAGATATTATGGTCCATTTGAAGTCTTACAAAAGGTTGGTACTGTTGCATACAAGTTAAAGCTATCAATTGGATCCAGAATACACCCTGCGTTTCATGTATCTCAACTGAAGAAAAAGATTGGTCAGCACATGATTCCTTCTACTTCTCTTCCTTTACTGGATACTTCTGGAGATTTCATTGTCCTGCATGTGGTTGTTCTAGCTTATAGAGAAAGCTTAAGATGA